In Archocentrus centrarchus isolate MPI-CPG fArcCen1 chromosome 22, fArcCen1, whole genome shotgun sequence, one DNA window encodes the following:
- the ky gene encoding uncharacterized protein ky has translation MSAEVAIQKFSFPFACAARLSQQDEVTQKGCIQVKTLDLHEVQENPILSNPSSITVRGAQAHNENQAQESLEPPLSGDVVAAQVLVCGEASQSTAFSRRCMFEKLAVESEDQRPAAKRQLSSESAARTITVVKKSAVRKEADEPRRLQQKAHLGQWVRPCATVTVKRKHRKDLFTSSDVFHRVDSFVIRAGAELKEKRVYDVKTIVERITKEARTELEKLRAIWVWLCHNIEYDVSGYLGHSEKLSSSEEVIAAGRGVCCSYSNLCTEMCKEVGIECQEVPGHSKGIGYRQGQSLKHVKSDHLWNAVLLGGQWFLLDACWGAGRVDMEHESFVKRFDDFYFLTDPEEFIDSHFPDEEKWQLLDVPISLEEFERRVFKTSTFFTMGLRLIQPHHCHIVTDDGEANVSLGFSKPTTFTYEITQHQDLLHCGASEQKESINSSFGILTVSHRSMKLQLLPPASGMYDVKVFARPEAAATPLVWVCSFTVECPTPRAMEEIPENPFLSWGLQPVAGSLGVTGSSQSSEVAEVEGGVFDLVLKTSRPLMMLCELVHPEMEAAVAKRCLATQIKPDTLTCHVLCPLHGFYRLSVFVRDYEKTEVKFQNTANFLLHCRGKVFSPHELFPANLGSSCGPGTRTSEAGLSKFSHTTAVVITQQGKCNITFHNHRDLELHTVLSKEEERPADFPLSRYLFCTCTDTKVTVSISLPDAGVYRLGLYAKITPGGDFNPMCDFVLRNICDQPGLPFPCVYSAWRKGCVLFEPRVGLLEPTSWVRFRVRVPGAQRVSVVGETRTDLKLNKSRVWEGDVFSGNGLQVLKLAASFGDSSDMAVLMTFDIKQQEKEV, from the exons ATGTCAGCTGAAGTTGCAATTCAAAAGTTCTctttcccatttgcctgtgctGCACGCCTTTCTCAGCAAGATGAGGTGACCCAGAAGGGATGCATACAGGTGAAAACCCTGGACCTTCATGAGGTTCAGGAGAATCCCATCTTAAGCAATCCAAGCTCCATTACTGTTAGAGGAGCTCAAGCGCACAATGAGAACCAGGCACAGGAGAGTCTCGAGCCTCCTCTCAGTGGAGATGTGGTAGCAGCCCAGGTCCTCGTCTGTGGTGAAGCCTCCCAGAGTACTGCGTTCTCCAGGCGGTGCATGTTCGAGAAACTGGCAGTAGAGAGCGAGGACCAGCGTCCCGCTGCGAAGAGACAGCTGTCGTCTGAGAGCGCAGCTAGAACCATCACAGTGGTGAAAAAGAGTGCAGTGAGGAAGGAGGCAGATGAACCACGACGCTTGCAGCAAAAAGCACACCTGGGACAGTGGGTGAGACCGTGTGCTACTGTGACAGTGAAGAGAAAGCACCGAAAGGACCTCTTCACCAGCTCAGACGTCTTCCACAGGGTTGACTCATTTGTCATCAGGGCTGGAGCAGAG ctGAAAGAAAAGCGTGTGTATGATGTGAAAACAATTGTAGAACGCATCACAAAGGAAGCCAGAACTGAGCTGGAGAAACTTCGTGCCATCTGGGTCTGGCTGTGCCACAACATTG AGTATGATGTGAGTGGGTACCTCGGCCACTCAGAGAAGCTGAGTTCATCAGAAGAGGTGATAGCGGCCGGCCGGGGTGTTTGCTGCAGCTACTCCAACCTTTGTACAGAGATGTGCAA AGAGGTGGGCATCGAGTGCCAAGAAGTGCCGGGCCACAGTAAGGGCATAGGGTACCGTCAGGGCCAAAGCCTCAAGCATGTGAAATCTGATCACCTGTGGAACGCTGTGCTTCTGGGAGGACAGTGGTTCCTATTGGACGCCTGTTGGGGAGCGGGACGGGTGGATATGGAACATGAAAGCTTTGTGAAAAG GTTTGATGATTTCTATTTCCTAACGGACCCGGAGGAATTCATCGATTCGCACTTCCCTGATGAGGAGAAATGGCAGCTCCTGGATGTCCCCATCTCCCTGGAGGAGTTTGAGAGGAGGGTCTTCAAGACCTCAACCTTCTTCACTATGGGGCTCAGGCTGATTCAGCCACATCACTGTCACATTGTCACAG ATGATGGTGAGGCAAATGTGTCCCTTGGCTTCTCAAAGCCAACAACCTTTACCTATGAGATCACACAGCACCAAGACCTACTCCACTGTGGTGCCTCGGAGCAGAAAGAGTCTATCAACTCCTCATTTGGCATCCTAACTGTCTCCCATCGGAGCATGAAGTTGCAGCTGCTGCCACCTGCCAGTGGAATGTATGATGTGAAGGTGTTTGCTAGACCTGAAGCAGCTGCCACACCTCTGGTTTGGGTCTGCTCCTTCACAGTTGAGTGTCCTACCCCCAGAGCAATGGAGGAGATCCCGGAGAACCCCTTCTTGTCTTGGGGCCTGCAGCCAGTTGCAGGATCTCTTGGTGTCACAGGCAGTAGCCAGAGCAGTGAGGTTGCCGAGGTGGAAGGAGGTGTCTTTGATTTGGTGCTGAAGACCTCCAGGCCTCTGATGATGCTGTGTGAACTGGTCCACCCAGAGATGGAAGCTGCCGTAGCCAAACGCTGCCTGGCTACTCAGATTAAACCAGACACCCTAACATGCCACGTCCTGTGCCCCTTGCATGGCTTCTACCGCCTGTCAGTGTTCGTGCGGGACTACGAGAAAACAGAAGTCAAGTTCCAGAACACTGCAAACTTCCTGCTGCACTGCAGAGGGAAGGTGTTTAGTCCTCATGAGCTCTTCCCTGCTAACCTGGGCTCATCATGTGGCCCCGGAACCCGGACGTCAGAGGCAGGACTGTCCAAATTCAGTCATACAACAGCGGTGGTGATTACCCAGCAAGGCAAGTGTAACATCACCTTTCACAACCATCGCGACCTTGAGCTTCATACTGTACTCAgcaaagaagaggaaagaccaGCAGATTTTCCACTTTCACGCTACCTGTtctgcacatgcacagacacaaaagTGACAGTGAGCATTAGCCTGCCTGATGCTGGGGTATATCGGCTGGGCCTCTATGCTAAGATAACCCCTGGTGGGGATTTTAACCCTATGTGTGACTTTGTTTTGAGGAACATCTGCGATCAGCCAGGGCTTCCATTCCCCTGCGTCTATTCTGCCTGGAGGAAAGGCTGCGTTCTCTTCGAGCCCCGTGTGGGCCTGCTAGAGCCCACCTCGTGGGTTCGCTTCAGGGTGCGGGTGCCAGGGGCCCAGAGGGTAAGCGTGGTGGGTGAGACGCGGACTGATCTGAAACTGAACAAGAGCAGAGTCTGGGAGGGGGAcgttttcagtggaaatggTCTACAGGTTCTAAAACTGGCTGCCTCCTTTGGGGATTCCAGTGACATGGCTGTTCTGATGACCTTTGACATCAAGCAGCAGGAGAAAGAAGTGTGA